In the Juglans microcarpa x Juglans regia isolate MS1-56 chromosome 6D, Jm3101_v1.0, whole genome shotgun sequence genome, one interval contains:
- the LOC121234656 gene encoding probable aminotransferase TAT2 isoform X1, with product MQSRPTSTCGLRAVCPCSPFYNSLSLGPSHTSTQKSKAAAPTKKVTGQKHQKIQEKLMESRTLNHGVDTASTITIKGILSLLMQSIDENDNKRVISLGMGDPSAYSCFHTTHVAEEAVVDALQSEKFNGYAPTVGLPQARIAIAEYLSRDLPYKLSADDVFITSGCTQAIDVALAMLARPGANILLPRPGFPIYELCAAFRNLEVRYFDLLPEKGWEVDLNAIEALADQNTVALVVINPGNPCGNVYSYQHLKEIAETAKRLRTLVIADEVYGHLAFGKNPFVPMGLFGSEVPVLTLGSLSKRWIVPGWRLGWFVTTDPAGMFREPKIIERIKKYFDILGGPATFIQAAVPRILEQTEEVFFKKTIKLLKQASDNCYYKIKKIPCITCPHKPEGSMAVMVKLNLSLLEDIRDDIDFCFKLAKEESIIILPGTAVGLRNWLRITFAVDPSFLEEGLRRTQSFCQRHAKQL from the exons ATGCAAAGCCGTCCAACTTCAACGTGTGGCCTTCGTGCTGTTTGTCCTTGTTCACCATtctacaactctctctctctcggtccATCTCACACTTCAACCCAGAAATCCAAAGCCGCAGCCCCCACAAAAAAAGTCACTGGCCAAAAACACCAGAAAATACAGGAAAAACTCATGGAAAGTAGAACTCTCAACCATGGAGTGGACACGGCTTCAACCATCACCATCAAAGGTATCCTTAGCCTTTTAATGCAGAGCATCGATGAAAACGACAACAAGAGGGTGATTTCCTTGGGTATGGGTGACCCTTCTGCTTATTCATGCTTTCACACCACCCATGTTGCTGAAGAAGCTGTCGTTGATGCTCTTCAATCCGAGAAGTTCAATGGTTATGCACCGACTGTTGGTCTTCCTCAAGCTAGAAT AGCGATCGCTGAGTATTTGTCTCGTGATCTTCCATACAAGTTATCAGCTGATGATGTTTTTATCACATCTGGTTGCACACAAGCCATTGATGTTGCGCTGGCTATGCTTGCCCGCCCTGGTGCAAATATCTTGCTTCCAAGGCCAGGCTTCCCAATTTATGAACTTTGTGCTGCTTTTAGAAACCTTGAAGTTCGGTATTTTGATCTTCTACCTGAGAAAGGCTGGGAGGTTGATCTTAATGCCATTGAGGCTCTTGCAGATCAGAACACAGTTGCCTTGGTAGTTATCAACCCGGGGAATCCTTGTGGGAATGTTTATAGTTACCAACATCTAAAGGAG ATTGCAGAAACTGCAAAGAGGCTCAGAACTCTTGTAATTGCTGATGAAGTATATGGACACCTTGCTTTTGGGAAAAATCCGTTTGTGCCAATGGGACTTTTTGGGTCAGAAGTTCCTGTTCTCACTCTTGGGTCTCTGTCTAAGAGATGGATAGTGCCTGGTTGGCGACTTGGCTGGTTTGTGACAACTGATCCCGCTGGCATGTTTCGGGAACccaag atTATCGAGCGTATTAAGAAGTATTTCGATATTCTGGGGGGCCCTGCAACCTTCATTCAG GCAGCAGTTCCTCGCATCCTTGAGCAAACCGAAGAGGTTTTCTTCAAGAAAACTATTAAATTACTGAAGCAGGCATCagataattgttattataagaTAAAGAAGATCCCTTGCATTACCTGTCCACACAAACCAGAGGGATCTATGGCTGTAATG GTGAAGCTGAATCTTTCACTACTGGAAGACATCCGTGATGATATTGATTTCTGTTTCAAGCTGGCCAAGGAGGAATCTATTATCATTCTTCCAG GAACTGCTGTGGGGCTAAGGAATTGGCTCCGTATTACTTTTGCtgttgatccttcatttctcgAAGAAGGTTTAAGGAGGACACAATCCTTTTGTCAAAGACATGCAAAACAGTtatga
- the LOC121234656 gene encoding probable aminotransferase TAT2 isoform X2, whose product MESRTLNHGVDTASTITIKGILSLLMQSIDENDNKRVISLGMGDPSAYSCFHTTHVAEEAVVDALQSEKFNGYAPTVGLPQARIAIAEYLSRDLPYKLSADDVFITSGCTQAIDVALAMLARPGANILLPRPGFPIYELCAAFRNLEVRYFDLLPEKGWEVDLNAIEALADQNTVALVVINPGNPCGNVYSYQHLKEIAETAKRLRTLVIADEVYGHLAFGKNPFVPMGLFGSEVPVLTLGSLSKRWIVPGWRLGWFVTTDPAGMFREPKIIERIKKYFDILGGPATFIQAAVPRILEQTEEVFFKKTIKLLKQASDNCYYKIKKIPCITCPHKPEGSMAVMVKLNLSLLEDIRDDIDFCFKLAKEESIIILPGTAVGLRNWLRITFAVDPSFLEEGLRRTQSFCQRHAKQL is encoded by the exons ATGGAAAGTAGAACTCTCAACCATGGAGTGGACACGGCTTCAACCATCACCATCAAAGGTATCCTTAGCCTTTTAATGCAGAGCATCGATGAAAACGACAACAAGAGGGTGATTTCCTTGGGTATGGGTGACCCTTCTGCTTATTCATGCTTTCACACCACCCATGTTGCTGAAGAAGCTGTCGTTGATGCTCTTCAATCCGAGAAGTTCAATGGTTATGCACCGACTGTTGGTCTTCCTCAAGCTAGAAT AGCGATCGCTGAGTATTTGTCTCGTGATCTTCCATACAAGTTATCAGCTGATGATGTTTTTATCACATCTGGTTGCACACAAGCCATTGATGTTGCGCTGGCTATGCTTGCCCGCCCTGGTGCAAATATCTTGCTTCCAAGGCCAGGCTTCCCAATTTATGAACTTTGTGCTGCTTTTAGAAACCTTGAAGTTCGGTATTTTGATCTTCTACCTGAGAAAGGCTGGGAGGTTGATCTTAATGCCATTGAGGCTCTTGCAGATCAGAACACAGTTGCCTTGGTAGTTATCAACCCGGGGAATCCTTGTGGGAATGTTTATAGTTACCAACATCTAAAGGAG ATTGCAGAAACTGCAAAGAGGCTCAGAACTCTTGTAATTGCTGATGAAGTATATGGACACCTTGCTTTTGGGAAAAATCCGTTTGTGCCAATGGGACTTTTTGGGTCAGAAGTTCCTGTTCTCACTCTTGGGTCTCTGTCTAAGAGATGGATAGTGCCTGGTTGGCGACTTGGCTGGTTTGTGACAACTGATCCCGCTGGCATGTTTCGGGAACccaag atTATCGAGCGTATTAAGAAGTATTTCGATATTCTGGGGGGCCCTGCAACCTTCATTCAG GCAGCAGTTCCTCGCATCCTTGAGCAAACCGAAGAGGTTTTCTTCAAGAAAACTATTAAATTACTGAAGCAGGCATCagataattgttattataagaTAAAGAAGATCCCTTGCATTACCTGTCCACACAAACCAGAGGGATCTATGGCTGTAATG GTGAAGCTGAATCTTTCACTACTGGAAGACATCCGTGATGATATTGATTTCTGTTTCAAGCTGGCCAAGGAGGAATCTATTATCATTCTTCCAG GAACTGCTGTGGGGCTAAGGAATTGGCTCCGTATTACTTTTGCtgttgatccttcatttctcgAAGAAGGTTTAAGGAGGACACAATCCTTTTGTCAAAGACATGCAAAACAGTtatga
- the LOC121234657 gene encoding protein CUP-SHAPED COTYLEDON 2-like — translation MESYCYIDNGHANLPPGFRFHPTDEELITYYLLKKVLDSNFTGRAITEVDLNKCEPWELPEKAKMGEKEWYFFSLRDRKYPTGLRTNRATEAGYWKATGKDREIYSSKTGSLVGMKKTLVFYRGRAPKGEKSNWVMHEYRLEGKFAYHYLSRSSKDEWVISRVFQKSGPGVGAATTSGGGCVGSRKSRLSSAINLYPEPSSPASFSLPPLLDSSPYPSSTAASTATLDDREGCSYDSSISREHVSCFSTIGAAAASAAATNFNPSSHDLVLPRPSIASVDHFALFPRNVGLSAFPSLRSLQENLQVPFFLSPGSALPLHSDSAELGLCSSAGTWPMQEDRKVDSSDRGPDGGRIGMGTTELDCMWTY, via the exons ATGGAGTCTTATTGCTATATCGATAACGGTCACGCCAACTTGCCTCCTGGATTTCGTTTTCACCCAACTGATGAAGAACTGATCACATACTACCTTCTCAAGAAAGTTTTAGACAGTAATTTCACCGGCCGAGCCATTACTGAAGTTGACCTCAACAAGTGTGAACCATGGGAGCTACCtg AGAAAGCGAAGATGGGAGAGAAAGAGTGGTACTTCTTCAGCCTTCGCGACCGCAAGTACCCAACTGGACTCAGAACAAACAGGGCTACTGAGGCTGGGTACTGGAAGGCTACTGGGAAAGATAGGGAGATTTACAGCTCAAAAACTGGTTCTCTTGTGGGAATGAAGAAGACGTTGGTGTTCTACAGAGGAAGAGCTCCAAAGGGAGAGAAGAGCAACTGGGTCATGCACGAGTACCGGCTTGAAGGCAAATTTGCTTACCATTACCTCTCCAGGAGCTctaag gacGAGTGGGTCATATCCCGGGTGTTCCAGAAGAGCGGACCCGGCGTCGGCGCAGCCACCACCAGCGGCGGCGGTTGTGTTGGATCTAGGAAGTCCCGCCTCAGCTCTGCTATAAATCTGTATCCAGAACCCAGCTCACCCGCCTCGTTCTCACTCCCCCCGCTCCTTGATTCCTCTCCCTACCCATCTTCCACCGCCGCTTCCACTGCCACCCTTGACGACCGTGAAGGCTGCTCGTATGACAGCTCAATTTCCAGGGAGCACGTGTCCTGTTTCTCCACCATCGGCGCGGCAGCTGCCTCCGCTGCTGCCACCAACTTCAATCCCAGCTCTCATGACCTCGTTCTACCGCGGCCTTCGATTGCGTCAGTCGACCATTTCGCCCTATTCCCAAGAAATGTCGGGTTATCGGCGTTCCCGAGCCTGAGGTCGTTGCAGGAGAATCTTCAAGTTCCTTTCTTCTTGTCTCCGGGTTCGGCGTTGCCGCTCCACAGTGACTCAGCCGAGCTTGGTCTCTGCAGCTCAGCTGGTACATGGCCAATGCAGGAGGACCGAAAGGTCGACAGTAGCGATCGTGGGCCTGATGGCGGTAGAATTGGAATGGGTACCACTGAGCTTGACTGCATGTGGACCTACTAA